The Miltoncostaea oceani genome includes a region encoding these proteins:
- a CDS encoding alpha-1,4-glucan--maltose-1-phosphate maltosyltransferase, with product MESTPPRTPPPRILILDLRPSIEGGRWPVKRTLGDAVVVECDIVRDGHEQLRAVVRHRPPGSSGFVEEPLGQVDADLWRGGFVTSGLGRHRFQVEAWVDPFASWRSEIERKLAAGQEDLESEITEGAALLEAAAGGLRAADRKVVAAAVDALRSPGAPTERTAPVLGSEVAAAMGRVRERPERVRSATLEVDVDRERARVGAWYELFPRSWGGLAGVEERIPEIADLGFDVLYLPPIHPIGTTHRKGRNNSPTAEPGEPGSPWAIGAAEGGHTAVNPEIGTLADLESLVRTAGRHGVEIALDFAIQCSPDHPWLQEHPDWFHRRPDGTLKYAENPPKRYQDIYNVNFGSDDWRALWGALHDAVVFWVDRGVRVFRVDNPHTKPIPFWEWLIRTVREAHPDVVFLAEAFTSPARMYALAKAGFSQSYTYFTWKNSAEELAGYVTELAGAPSEFFRPNFFANTPDILHEYLQQGGRPAFEARLVLAATLSPAYGIYSGFENLEGTPVAPGSEEYLDSEKYEAKERTLDGPLLPLVRRLNEIRRASPPLRRIDVRFVPTENPALLAYVKGHGAGAIIVVVNVDPHAAQEGIADLPADLGLPGGFAVRDLVTGDVYRWHVGRNYVRLDPAVTPAHVLRVEA from the coding sequence GTGGAGTCCACACCGCCCCGCACGCCACCGCCGCGCATCCTGATCCTCGACCTGCGACCGTCGATCGAGGGCGGGCGCTGGCCGGTCAAGCGCACCCTCGGCGACGCCGTCGTCGTGGAGTGCGACATCGTGCGCGACGGCCACGAGCAGCTCCGCGCCGTCGTGCGCCACCGGCCCCCGGGCTCGTCCGGGTTCGTCGAGGAGCCCCTCGGCCAGGTCGACGCCGACCTCTGGCGCGGCGGGTTCGTGACGTCCGGGCTGGGCCGCCACCGCTTCCAGGTGGAGGCGTGGGTCGACCCGTTCGCGTCGTGGCGGTCGGAGATCGAGCGCAAGCTCGCCGCCGGCCAGGAGGACCTCGAGAGCGAGATCACCGAGGGCGCCGCCCTGCTGGAGGCCGCCGCCGGCGGCCTGCGGGCCGCCGACCGGAAGGTCGTGGCCGCCGCGGTCGACGCGTTGCGCTCCCCCGGGGCGCCGACCGAGCGGACCGCCCCGGTCCTCGGGTCCGAGGTCGCCGCCGCGATGGGCCGGGTGCGCGAGCGCCCCGAGCGCGTGCGGTCCGCGACCCTCGAGGTGGACGTCGACCGCGAACGGGCCCGGGTGGGCGCCTGGTACGAGCTGTTCCCCCGGTCGTGGGGCGGCCTCGCGGGCGTGGAGGAGCGCATCCCAGAGATCGCCGACCTCGGGTTCGACGTGCTCTACCTGCCGCCGATCCACCCGATCGGCACGACCCACCGCAAAGGCCGCAACAACTCGCCGACCGCGGAGCCCGGCGAGCCCGGCAGCCCGTGGGCGATCGGCGCCGCCGAGGGCGGGCACACCGCCGTCAACCCCGAGATCGGGACGCTCGCCGACCTCGAGAGCCTCGTCCGCACGGCGGGCCGCCACGGCGTCGAGATCGCCCTCGACTTCGCGATCCAGTGCTCCCCCGACCACCCGTGGCTGCAGGAGCACCCCGACTGGTTCCACCGCCGCCCCGACGGCACGCTCAAGTACGCCGAGAACCCGCCCAAGCGCTACCAGGACATCTACAACGTCAACTTCGGCAGCGACGACTGGCGGGCGCTGTGGGGCGCGCTGCACGACGCCGTCGTGTTCTGGGTCGACCGGGGCGTCCGCGTGTTCCGGGTGGACAACCCCCACACGAAGCCGATCCCGTTCTGGGAGTGGCTGATCCGGACCGTGCGCGAGGCGCACCCCGACGTCGTGTTCCTGGCCGAGGCGTTCACCAGCCCGGCGCGCATGTACGCGCTCGCGAAGGCGGGCTTCAGCCAGTCGTACACCTACTTCACGTGGAAGAACTCCGCCGAGGAGCTCGCCGGGTACGTCACCGAGCTCGCGGGCGCCCCCTCCGAGTTCTTCCGGCCCAACTTCTTCGCGAACACGCCGGACATCCTCCACGAGTACCTCCAGCAGGGGGGACGCCCGGCGTTCGAGGCGCGGCTCGTGCTCGCCGCGACCCTGTCGCCGGCCTACGGCATCTACTCCGGGTTCGAGAACCTGGAGGGGACGCCGGTCGCGCCCGGCAGCGAGGAGTACCTGGACTCCGAGAAGTACGAGGCGAAGGAGCGGACGCTGGACGGTCCGCTGCTGCCCCTCGTGCGGCGCCTGAACGAGATCCGGCGCGCGTCGCCGCCGCTGCGGCGCATCGACGTGCGCTTCGTCCCGACCGAGAACCCGGCGCTGCTCGCCTACGTCAAGGGCCACGGCGCGGGCGCGATCATCGTCGTCGTCAACGTCGACCCGCACGCCGCCCAGGAGGGGATCGCCGACCTGCCGGCCGACCTCGGCCTGCCGGGCGGGTTCGCCGTGCGGGACCTCGTCACGGGCGACGTCTACCGCTGGCACGTCGGCAGGAACTACGTCCGACTGGATCCGGCGGTGACGCCGGCACACGTACTGAGGGTGGAGGCTTGA
- the glgB gene encoding 1,4-alpha-glucan branching protein GlgB, translating to MTGIEQDIALLAARDHHEPHRVLGVHGTGAARVVRVWRPGADAVRVIPDGGAAIDLPHRSSGLWEAPLPGDGPLAYEVETSHGGHVHRARDPYAFLPTLGELDLHLVGEGRHQALWDVLGAHPREIDGTTGVAFAVWAPSARSISAVGDWNGWDGRVHPMRSLGSSGVWELFVPGIGVGEHYKFEVRGADGSLRLKADPLAAEAEVPPRTASVVSRSAHEWRDGAWMEARAARRPHAEPVSVYEVHLPSWRLNPLEGNRPLTYRELGVELGDYARDMGFTHVELLPVMAHPFSGSWGYQVTSYFAPTPTLGSPDDLREMIDLLHERGIGVIMDWVPAHFPRDEFALSRFDGTALYEHDDPRRGAHPDWGTLIFNYGRNEVRNFLVASALHWMREYHADGLRVDAVASMLYRDYSRAAGEWLPNEYGGREDLEAIGFLRELNVITHGAEPGVMMAAEESTAWPAVSRPTDLGGLGFDLKWNMGWMHDTLEYFALDPIHRRYHHDELTFSLVYAFTEQFVLPLSHDEVVHGKGSLISRMPGDEWQKHANLRALYGYMWAHPGKKLIFMGAEIAQEQEWSHERSLDWHLLDAPRNAGMQRLVRDLNHVYRDTPALWELDAEGAGFRWLVVDDRDMNVVAFARFSATGHPVVAVANMSPVPRLAYRLPLPRGGYWREVLNTDSELYGGANLGNLGGVHAEERAWGGESWSADVTVPPLGVVWLTPDA from the coding sequence ATGACCGGCATCGAGCAGGACATCGCACTTCTCGCGGCGCGGGACCACCACGAGCCACACCGTGTGCTGGGGGTCCACGGGACCGGGGCCGCGCGCGTCGTGCGCGTCTGGCGCCCCGGGGCCGACGCCGTCCGGGTGATCCCCGACGGCGGCGCGGCGATCGACCTGCCCCACCGGTCCTCGGGACTGTGGGAGGCGCCGCTGCCTGGCGACGGCCCCCTCGCCTACGAGGTCGAAACCTCCCACGGCGGGCACGTCCACCGCGCCCGCGACCCCTACGCGTTCCTGCCGACGCTCGGGGAGCTCGACCTGCACCTCGTCGGAGAGGGCCGCCACCAGGCGCTCTGGGACGTCCTCGGCGCGCACCCGCGCGAGATCGACGGCACCACCGGTGTCGCGTTCGCGGTGTGGGCGCCGTCGGCGCGGTCGATCAGCGCCGTCGGAGACTGGAACGGGTGGGACGGCCGCGTGCACCCGATGCGCTCGCTCGGCTCCTCCGGCGTCTGGGAGCTGTTCGTCCCCGGCATCGGCGTCGGCGAGCACTACAAGTTCGAGGTCCGGGGCGCCGACGGCTCCCTGCGCCTGAAGGCCGACCCCCTCGCCGCCGAGGCCGAGGTGCCGCCGCGGACGGCCTCCGTCGTCAGCCGCAGCGCCCACGAGTGGCGCGACGGCGCCTGGATGGAGGCCCGCGCGGCGCGCCGGCCGCACGCCGAGCCGGTGTCGGTCTACGAGGTGCACCTGCCGTCGTGGCGCCTGAACCCGCTGGAGGGGAACCGCCCCCTCACCTACCGGGAGCTCGGCGTCGAGCTCGGCGACTACGCCCGCGACATGGGGTTCACCCACGTCGAGCTGCTGCCGGTGATGGCGCACCCCTTCTCGGGGTCCTGGGGGTACCAGGTCACCTCGTACTTCGCGCCGACCCCGACCCTCGGGTCCCCCGACGACCTGCGGGAGATGATCGACCTGCTCCACGAGCGGGGCATCGGCGTGATCATGGACTGGGTCCCCGCCCACTTCCCCCGCGACGAGTTCGCCCTCTCGCGCTTCGACGGGACGGCACTGTACGAGCACGACGACCCGCGGCGCGGCGCCCACCCCGACTGGGGCACGCTGATCTTCAACTACGGCCGCAACGAGGTCCGCAACTTCCTCGTGGCGAGCGCCCTCCACTGGATGCGCGAGTACCACGCCGACGGCCTGCGCGTGGACGCCGTCGCGTCGATGCTCTACCGCGACTACTCCCGTGCGGCGGGCGAGTGGCTGCCCAACGAGTACGGCGGGCGGGAGGACCTCGAGGCGATCGGGTTCCTGCGCGAGCTGAACGTCATCACCCACGGCGCCGAGCCCGGCGTGATGATGGCGGCCGAGGAGTCCACCGCCTGGCCGGCCGTCTCGCGCCCCACCGACCTCGGCGGCCTCGGGTTCGACCTCAAGTGGAACATGGGGTGGATGCACGACACGCTCGAGTACTTCGCGCTCGACCCGATCCACCGCCGCTACCACCACGACGAGCTCACCTTCAGCCTCGTCTACGCCTTCACCGAGCAGTTCGTGCTGCCGCTCTCCCACGACGAGGTGGTGCACGGCAAGGGCTCGCTGATCTCCCGGATGCCGGGCGACGAGTGGCAGAAGCACGCCAACCTGCGCGCCCTCTACGGCTACATGTGGGCGCACCCCGGCAAGAAGCTGATCTTCATGGGCGCCGAGATCGCCCAGGAGCAGGAGTGGAGCCACGAGCGCAGCCTCGACTGGCACCTCCTCGACGCGCCCCGCAACGCGGGGATGCAGCGGCTGGTGCGCGACCTCAACCACGTCTACCGCGACACCCCCGCCCTGTGGGAGCTCGACGCCGAGGGCGCCGGGTTCCGCTGGCTCGTGGTGGACGACCGCGACATGAACGTCGTCGCGTTCGCGCGGTTCTCGGCGACGGGCCACCCGGTGGTGGCCGTCGCGAACATGTCGCCCGTGCCGCGGCTCGCGTACCGGTTGCCGCTGCCGCGGGGCGGGTACTGGCGCGAGGTGCTGAACACGGATTCGGAGCTGTACGGCGGGGCGAACCTCGGCAACCTCGGCGGCGTCCACGCCGAGGAGCGCGCATGGGGCGGGGAGTCCTGGTCGGCCGACGTCACGGTGCCCCCGCTGGGGGTGGTCTGGCTGACGCCGGATGCCTGA
- the treZ gene encoding malto-oligosyltrehalose trehalohydrolase, whose product MPEAPLPWEEPLGARPLGDGRTAFRVWAPRASAVTVVRDGGETPLRDVGGGVFAGEATASPGDDYRLRVDDGDPLPDPCSRFQPEGVRGPSRIVDPAAWEWTDAGWPGLDPAALVVYELHVGTFTPEGTFAAVAARLPELRELGVTAIELLPVATFPGERNWGYDGLHTWAPHPAYGGPDGLAALVDAAHREGLGVIMDVVYNHLGPGSETLEAFGPYLSAKHGTPWGDAVNFDDADCGGVREWAIQNACMWVRDLHMDGLRVDAVHAIHDEGARHVLAELCDRVRAAAHVPPVLIAESDLNDPRTVTPVALGGWGFDAQWADDHHHAVHAHLTGERDGYYGDYAGVAELAATARTPFVYDGRWSPFRRRRHGGPADGLPPERFVVCAQNHDQVGNRAVGDRPPPETRRLAALWTLLSPFTPMIFMGEEYGETRPFQFFTDHIDPFIADATRDGRRREFASFEGFSGEEVPDPQDPATFARSVLDPGAGDPAVRELYRRLLAVRAWLPRERPVVRYDASGWVASRRGAVTVAGNFGDERAEVPVGASELVLATDDGVTLAGGVLHLPPRTGAVTR is encoded by the coding sequence ATGCCTGAGGCGCCCCTGCCCTGGGAGGAGCCCCTCGGGGCACGGCCGCTCGGCGACGGACGCACCGCGTTCCGGGTGTGGGCGCCACGGGCGTCGGCGGTCACGGTGGTGCGGGACGGCGGCGAGACCCCGCTGCGGGACGTCGGCGGCGGCGTCTTCGCGGGCGAGGCCACCGCGTCGCCCGGCGACGACTACCGCCTCCGCGTCGACGACGGCGACCCGTTGCCCGACCCCTGCTCGCGCTTCCAGCCGGAGGGGGTCCGCGGCCCGTCGCGGATCGTCGACCCGGCCGCCTGGGAGTGGACCGACGCCGGCTGGCCGGGGCTCGACCCCGCCGCGCTCGTCGTCTACGAGCTGCACGTCGGCACCTTCACGCCGGAGGGCACGTTCGCCGCGGTCGCCGCACGGCTGCCGGAGCTGCGCGAGCTGGGCGTCACCGCGATCGAGCTGCTGCCCGTCGCGACGTTCCCGGGTGAGCGGAACTGGGGCTACGACGGCCTCCACACGTGGGCGCCGCACCCGGCGTACGGCGGCCCCGACGGGCTCGCGGCGCTGGTCGACGCGGCCCACCGCGAGGGGCTCGGCGTGATCATGGACGTCGTCTACAACCACCTCGGCCCCGGGTCGGAGACCCTCGAGGCGTTCGGGCCGTACCTGTCGGCCAAGCACGGCACGCCGTGGGGCGACGCCGTCAACTTCGACGACGCCGACTGCGGCGGCGTTCGGGAGTGGGCGATCCAGAACGCCTGCATGTGGGTGCGCGACCTGCACATGGACGGCCTGCGGGTCGACGCCGTCCACGCCATCCACGACGAGGGCGCCCGGCACGTCCTGGCGGAACTCTGCGACCGGGTCCGCGCCGCCGCCCACGTCCCGCCCGTGCTGATCGCCGAGAGCGACCTGAACGACCCCCGCACCGTGACCCCCGTGGCCCTCGGGGGCTGGGGCTTCGACGCCCAGTGGGCCGACGACCACCACCACGCCGTCCACGCGCACCTCACCGGCGAGCGCGACGGCTACTACGGCGACTACGCCGGCGTCGCCGAGCTCGCGGCGACGGCGCGCACGCCCTTCGTCTACGACGGGCGCTGGTCGCCGTTCCGCCGCCGCCGCCACGGCGGCCCCGCCGACGGCCTGCCGCCGGAGCGGTTCGTGGTCTGCGCCCAGAACCACGACCAGGTCGGCAACCGCGCGGTCGGCGACCGCCCCCCGCCGGAGACCCGCCGTCTCGCCGCCCTCTGGACCCTCCTCTCCCCGTTCACCCCGATGATCTTCATGGGCGAGGAATACGGCGAGACGCGCCCCTTCCAGTTCTTCACGGACCACATCGACCCGTTCATCGCCGACGCCACCCGCGACGGGCGGCGCCGCGAGTTCGCATCGTTCGAGGGCTTCTCCGGCGAGGAGGTCCCCGACCCCCAGGATCCGGCGACCTTCGCGCGGTCGGTGCTCGACCCCGGCGCCGGCGACCCGGCGGTGCGCGAGCTGTACCGGCGGCTCCTCGCGGTCCGGGCGTGGCTGCCCCGCGAACGGCCCGTCGTGCGGTACGACGCGTCGGGCTGGGTGGCGTCGCGGCGGGGCGCGGTGACGGTGGCGGGGAACTTCGGCGACGAGCGGGCGGAGGTGCCGGTGGGAGCGAGCGAGCTGGTCCTGGCGACGGACGACGGCGTGACCCTCGCCGGCGGGGTGCTGCACCTGCCGCCCCGGACGGGCGCGGTGACCCGATGA
- the glgX gene encoding glycogen debranching protein GlgX, with protein sequence MKMWPGSPFPLGATWDGRGTNFSLFSENADRVELCLFDDQDRETRHDLTEVTAFNWHGYLAGVGPGQRYGFRVDGPWAPEHGHRFNPNKLLIDPYAKAIEGPVMWEAGNVLPYEPDGSNPDADLVRDETDDADAIPKAIVIDPGFDWEDDRPPAIPWNETLIYEVHVKGFTKRHPGVREDLRGTYAGLASDEAIAHLKSLGVSAVELLPVHHNADEDHLVAKGLSNYWGYSSIGFLSPHAMYAATGRSGEQVREFKGMVKALHRAGMEVILDVVYNHTAEGNHQGPMLSFKGIDNLSYYRCSPEDPRYYVDFTGTGNSLNPVHPSVLRLIMDSLRYWVLEMHVDGFRFDLASALAREFWDVNRLSAFFDIIHQDPVLSQVKLIAEPWDVGPGGYQVGNFPVLWTEWNGLYRDEMRDFWRGQSDGVAEFASRITGSSDLYQNDGRRPFASINFITAHDGFTLADLVSYNEKHNEANLEGNRDGTDDNRSWNHGAEGPTDDPEIRALRRRQQRNFLATLLLSQGVPMLLGGDEMGRTQQGNNNGYCQDNEISWFDWDLDEERERMLAFTRRLIELRRAHPVFHRRDFFGGREADGSGLPDIRWFRADGREMARRDWRRSDLRALGVFLNGEEIPGPGPNGEPVIDDSFVLLVNAGHEETMFRLPARRFGNRWRLVISTVEPDAPEGWRTWPARSEVGLPGRSLLLLKRAW encoded by the coding sequence ATGAAGATGTGGCCGGGGTCGCCGTTCCCGCTCGGCGCGACGTGGGACGGACGCGGGACGAACTTCTCGCTCTTCTCCGAGAACGCCGACCGCGTCGAGCTCTGCCTGTTCGACGACCAGGACCGCGAGACCCGCCACGACCTCACCGAGGTCACCGCCTTCAACTGGCACGGCTACCTCGCGGGGGTCGGGCCCGGCCAGCGCTACGGGTTCCGCGTCGACGGTCCGTGGGCGCCGGAGCACGGCCACCGCTTCAACCCCAACAAGCTCCTGATCGACCCCTACGCGAAGGCGATCGAGGGGCCCGTGATGTGGGAGGCCGGCAACGTCCTCCCCTACGAGCCCGACGGGTCGAACCCCGACGCCGACCTGGTGCGCGACGAGACCGACGACGCCGACGCCATCCCGAAGGCGATCGTCATCGACCCCGGGTTCGACTGGGAGGACGACCGGCCGCCCGCGATCCCCTGGAACGAGACCCTGATCTACGAGGTCCACGTCAAGGGCTTCACGAAGCGGCACCCCGGTGTCCGCGAGGACCTGCGCGGCACCTACGCGGGGCTCGCGTCGGACGAGGCGATCGCCCACCTGAAGTCGCTCGGCGTCTCCGCCGTGGAGCTGCTGCCGGTGCACCACAACGCCGACGAGGACCACCTCGTCGCGAAGGGCCTCTCGAACTACTGGGGCTACAGCTCGATCGGCTTCCTCTCGCCCCACGCGATGTACGCCGCCACCGGGCGGTCCGGCGAGCAGGTGCGCGAGTTCAAGGGGATGGTGAAGGCCCTCCACCGGGCGGGGATGGAGGTCATCCTCGACGTCGTCTACAACCACACCGCCGAGGGCAACCACCAGGGCCCGATGCTCTCGTTCAAGGGCATCGACAACCTCTCGTACTACCGCTGCTCCCCGGAGGACCCGCGCTACTACGTGGACTTCACGGGCACCGGCAACAGCCTCAACCCCGTCCACCCGAGCGTGCTGCGGCTCATCATGGACAGCCTGCGCTACTGGGTGCTCGAGATGCACGTCGACGGCTTCCGCTTCGACCTCGCGTCGGCGCTGGCGCGCGAGTTCTGGGACGTCAACCGGCTCTCCGCCTTCTTCGACATCATCCACCAGGACCCGGTCCTGTCGCAGGTGAAGCTGATCGCCGAGCCCTGGGACGTCGGCCCCGGCGGGTACCAGGTCGGCAACTTCCCCGTCCTCTGGACGGAGTGGAACGGCCTCTACCGCGACGAGATGCGCGACTTCTGGCGGGGGCAGAGCGACGGCGTCGCCGAGTTCGCGTCGCGCATCACGGGGTCGAGCGACCTCTACCAGAACGACGGCCGCCGGCCGTTCGCGTCGATCAACTTCATCACCGCGCACGACGGCTTCACGCTCGCCGACCTCGTCTCCTACAACGAGAAGCACAACGAGGCGAACCTCGAGGGGAACCGGGACGGCACCGACGACAACCGGAGCTGGAACCACGGTGCCGAGGGGCCGACCGACGACCCCGAGATCCGCGCGCTGCGGCGTCGCCAGCAGCGCAACTTCCTCGCCACCCTGCTGCTGTCGCAGGGCGTCCCGATGCTGCTCGGCGGCGACGAGATGGGGCGCACCCAGCAGGGCAACAACAACGGCTACTGCCAGGACAACGAGATCAGCTGGTTCGACTGGGACCTCGACGAGGAGCGCGAGCGGATGCTCGCCTTCACGCGGCGCCTCATCGAGCTGCGGCGGGCGCACCCCGTGTTCCACCGCCGCGACTTCTTCGGCGGCCGCGAGGCCGACGGCTCCGGCCTGCCGGACATCCGGTGGTTCCGCGCCGACGGCCGCGAGATGGCGCGCCGCGACTGGCGCCGCTCCGACCTGCGCGCCCTCGGCGTCTTCCTGAACGGCGAGGAGATCCCCGGCCCCGGCCCGAACGGCGAGCCGGTCATCGACGACTCGTTCGTCCTGCTCGTCAACGCCGGACACGAGGAGACCATGTTCCGCCTTCCCGCCCGCCGCTTCGGCAACCGCTGGAGGCTCGTGATCTCGACCGTCGAGCCGGATGCCCCCGAGGGGTGGCGGACGTGGCCCGCCCGGTCCGAGGTCGGCCTTCCCGGCCGGTCGCTGCTGCTGCTGAAGAGGGCCTGGTGA
- the treY gene encoding malto-oligosyltrehalose synthase yields the protein MRGTYRLQLGPGLSFDDARARVPYLARLGVSHLYLSPSLQARPGSTHGYDVIDPRRISEDLGGEAAFRALAGAGLQVLLDIVPNHMATDDANPFWSDEALREKYFDIDPRTGRHRRFFSIDELAGVRVEDPEVFETTHALVLGLVAEGLVDGLRIDHPDGLADPGGYLRRLAERGVAHVWVEKIVEPGEELPDWPVEGTTGYEFMGDATGLFIDPAGEAQFTALYAHLTGERRAFSDLADEAKREEARTTFQPEVERLRELVDDPGMADAVAALPVYRTYVDPEGEGADDQDRRVVEEAGLPERVRDALVDPSDPDEEAFAVRFQQTTGAVMAKGVEDTALYRYSRLAALNEVGSDPGAWGRTPDEVHAANAARARRFPRGLLATQTHDTKRSGDVRARIGALSGMAAEWSARVLAWWDENAGLRTDGAPTADEEYLIYQTLVGAWPLERERLQEYMVKAMREAKVATGWVEPDEAHEAAVGAFIDGLYASPGFVAGLEEFLTVATPAGEAAALGQTLLKLTSPGVPDIYQGDELWDLALVDPDNRRPVDWDRCATLLDEVGSGAAPRRETAKMHLIHHALALRARRPAAFEGDYTPLEAGPDAFAYARGGEVIAATPLRAAGGGTITVPPDLRGTWTNVLTGDDHELGAEAAVDDLRGPLAVALLERTRG from the coding sequence GTGAGGGGGACCTACCGCCTCCAGCTGGGCCCGGGGCTGTCGTTCGACGACGCCCGCGCCCGGGTGCCGTACCTCGCGCGGCTCGGGGTCAGCCACCTCTACCTGTCGCCGTCCCTGCAGGCGCGCCCCGGGTCGACGCACGGGTACGACGTCATCGACCCGCGCCGCATCTCGGAGGACCTCGGCGGGGAGGCCGCGTTCCGGGCGCTCGCCGGCGCCGGCCTCCAGGTGCTGCTCGACATCGTCCCGAACCACATGGCGACCGACGACGCCAACCCGTTCTGGAGCGACGAGGCGCTGCGGGAGAAGTACTTCGACATCGACCCGCGCACGGGACGGCACCGCCGCTTCTTCTCCATCGACGAGCTCGCCGGCGTGCGGGTCGAGGACCCCGAGGTCTTCGAGACCACCCACGCGCTCGTGCTCGGCCTCGTCGCGGAGGGCCTGGTCGACGGCCTGCGCATCGACCACCCCGACGGGCTCGCCGACCCCGGCGGCTACCTGCGCCGCCTCGCCGAGCGCGGCGTCGCCCACGTGTGGGTCGAGAAGATCGTCGAGCCCGGCGAGGAGCTGCCCGACTGGCCCGTGGAGGGCACCACCGGCTACGAGTTCATGGGCGACGCGACCGGGTTGTTCATCGACCCCGCCGGCGAGGCGCAGTTCACCGCCCTCTACGCCCACCTCACCGGCGAGCGCCGCGCGTTCTCCGATCTGGCCGACGAGGCGAAGCGGGAGGAGGCGCGCACCACGTTCCAGCCCGAGGTCGAGCGCCTGCGCGAGCTCGTGGACGACCCCGGGATGGCCGACGCCGTCGCCGCGCTGCCGGTGTACCGCACCTACGTCGACCCCGAGGGCGAGGGCGCCGACGACCAGGACCGCCGCGTGGTGGAGGAGGCCGGGCTGCCGGAGCGCGTCCGCGACGCCCTCGTCGACCCGTCCGACCCCGACGAGGAGGCCTTCGCGGTCCGGTTCCAGCAGACGACCGGCGCGGTGATGGCGAAGGGCGTCGAGGACACCGCCCTCTACCGCTACAGCCGCCTCGCGGCGCTGAACGAGGTCGGCTCCGACCCGGGTGCGTGGGGACGCACGCCCGACGAGGTCCACGCGGCGAACGCCGCCCGCGCCCGGCGCTTCCCCCGCGGCCTGCTGGCCACCCAGACCCACGACACGAAGCGGTCCGGCGACGTCCGCGCCCGCATCGGGGCCCTCTCCGGGATGGCGGCGGAGTGGAGCGCGCGGGTGCTGGCCTGGTGGGACGAGAACGCCGGCCTGCGCACCGACGGCGCGCCGACGGCCGACGAGGAGTACCTGATCTACCAGACCCTCGTCGGCGCCTGGCCGCTGGAGCGCGAGCGCCTGCAGGAGTACATGGTCAAGGCGATGCGCGAGGCGAAGGTCGCGACGGGCTGGGTCGAGCCGGACGAGGCCCACGAGGCCGCGGTCGGCGCGTTCATCGACGGGCTCTACGCGTCACCGGGGTTCGTCGCCGGGCTCGAGGAGTTCCTGACGGTGGCGACGCCGGCGGGCGAGGCCGCCGCCCTCGGCCAGACGCTGCTGAAGCTGACGAGCCCCGGCGTGCCCGACATCTACCAGGGCGACGAGCTCTGGGACCTGGCCCTCGTGGACCCCGACAACCGCCGCCCGGTCGACTGGGATCGGTGCGCGACGCTGCTCGACGAGGTCGGGAGCGGGGCGGCGCCCCGGCGCGAGACCGCGAAGATGCACCTGATCCACCACGCCCTGGCGCTCCGGGCGCGTCGTCCCGCCGCCTTCGAGGGGGACTACACGCCCCTCGAGGCCGGTCCCGACGCGTTCGCGTACGCGCGCGGCGGCGAGGTCATCGCGGCGACCCCCCTCCGTGCGGCGGGCGGCGGGACGATCACGGTGCCCCCGGACCTGCGCGGCACGTGGACGAACGTGCTGACGGGTGACGACCACGAGCTCGGCGCCGAGGCGGCGGTCGACGACCTGCGGGGCCCGCTGGCGGTGGCGCTGCTGGAGCGCACCCGGGGCTGA